One window of the Primulina eburnea isolate SZY01 chromosome 18, ASM2296580v1, whole genome shotgun sequence genome contains the following:
- the LOC140819342 gene encoding 5'-adenylylsulfate reductase-like 4: protein MAVCWRMYFVALKLLLLMGRLSCADSIRVPLPPACPLNSLEDFMTDFNNCIFCFAGSRFPNSTNVIEGDDAVLQKALHRVHKNQDYTALLFYASWCPFSGNFKPSFSVLSSIFPSIPHLAIEEAAVRPSILAKYGVHGFPALLLVNSTVHMRYHGSRTVESLVSFYANVTGIKMSPHNGVSLDEIGFSEYHGKQDLIQEICPFPWAKSPENLLQQETYLALATIFVILRLLYFASQMLKGCHLTWKIYIAHNKLKKLWLNPMAYFDGVKQLCNHLKKPCKNSNLQEGAKNAKVWASKSLATVSFGDSNSSRDVPLCL from the exons ATGGCGGTGTGCTGGAGAATGTATTTCGTTGCTTTGAAACTTTTGCTTCTCATGGGGAGGCTATCGTGCGCCGATTCCATTAGGGTTCCTTTGCCTCCGGCCTGTCCGTTGAATTCCTTGGAGGATTTCATGACGGATTTTAACAATTGTATCTTCTGCTTCGCGGGATCACGTTTTCCTAACTCTACCAACGTAATTGAG GGGGATGATGCTGTACTGCAGAAGGCATTGCATAGAGTTCACAAAAATCAAGATTATACTGCTCTTCTTTTCTATGCATCTTGGTGTCCTTTCTCTGGAAATTTTAAACCTAGCTTCTCAGTTTTGTCCTCCATTTTCCCTTCCATTCCTCATTTAGCAATCGAAGAAGCAGCTGTAAGACCAAG CATTTTAGCAAAGTATGGAGTCCATGGGTTCCCTGCTTTGTTGCTTGTAAACTCCACTGTCCACATGCGGTATCATGGTTCTCGGACTGTGGAGTCTCTCGTCTCTTTCTATGCAAATGTTACAG GCATAAAAATGTCACCACATAATGGAGTTTCCTTGGATGAGATTGGATTCTCTGAGTATCACGGGAAACAAGACCTTATCCAGGAAATCTGCCCATTTCCCTGGGCAAAGTCTCCTGAAAATCTACTCCAGCAGGAAACCTATTTGGCCCTGGCAACAATTTTTGTGATTTTAAGATTGCTCTATTTTGCTTCCCAAATGCTTAAAGGATGTCACTTGACCTGGAAGATATACATTGCACATAATAAGTTGAAGAAGTTGTGGCTAAATCCCATGGCTTATTTTGACGGAGTTAAACAGCTATGTAATCATCTAAAGAAACCATGCAAGAATAGCAATTTGCAGGAAGGTGCTAAGAATGCTAAGGTGTGGGCGTCTAAATCATTAGCTACTGTTTCATTTGGAGATTCCAACTCAAGCCGTGATGTGCCGCTGTGTCTTTAA